A portion of the Bacteroidota bacterium genome contains these proteins:
- a CDS encoding histidine kinase: protein MRSTHIIISCFLSVLSFENSIAQNLAVNHYINNEHLASNIVYDMEFAADGLLLFATDNGIVQFNGSEFSPVSYFGEYKNLSIISLYKHSDGSVMATTCDNKILISHPDSAIKFMRYKIGNYCFDHIFQNNNELYSYHNRYVYHINKTSNKFEIDDQRFILPNQQAFSPFTTFRSKIYSLVNSNLYQYHPDRRIELQANDLNSQLTACFAFKGVFYVTTHNAVYKSLDVQHFEKIFSVKEDQKIGNILPDEDNKIYFEIKEEGLFVYDLNAKSINNIISFKQAATFIISDENKNIWVGTYGDGIFCISQKLFHNLTDQTNSTLHITDIASNQKGKLVAGTSKGLMIYDSFQKTLILSDDKYAQHYIWDVNYSPEIKQYTVSTVVHGLNKKTKKSAANTDIIFVRSTCNLVSDSIIYFAAWDHVAYYKPNLHAENFYRFQFTEYSMLPKFAPDIRTNVIFKDSHHLLIGCNLGLYASSLPTNHDMLKLSNINVLKIQNDYMANTWVVTPKNIFKLKRNKLWKQNIGKKYNLTFTDIAFIPDTNLFFIATKSGLLLKTPENEILLNQSLGLMSQEVTSLDYDSFYGYLWIGTTKGLHYVALKDIYTNLKQTPKPYIIINEKVIQEDIKIDLTANTKSYNIQYAALALFHFKNINYRYRINHAKWIYSKSQNIDLLLQNPGNYKLEICCTNSGLIWSKPITITLDKAPYLWQTLFAKIFIVVVVLLLGFMLTILRIKRIKKREAANRNYEKQINEFKFKAFSASINPHFVFNSLNSLQYLVNVGKPKIVNEYIKSFARLLRLNIDDIDQTFVSLNRELERVKNYMAIEKMRFGDKIRFELEVDEQLDGDRIQVPGMILQPFVENSIKHGFQQIEEGLVRIHISKLDEDIQFVIQDNGKGIHDEKMPISGKGNKLVNDRLQVIFNLPDRQFVNVLDEDENLDGYKIKITIPLTSK from the coding sequence ATGCGATCAACACACATAATCATTAGTTGTTTTCTAAGCGTATTATCTTTTGAAAATTCAATTGCTCAAAATCTAGCAGTAAATCACTATATTAATAATGAACATTTAGCCAGTAACATTGTTTACGATATGGAGTTTGCTGCTGATGGTTTATTGCTGTTTGCCACCGACAATGGTATCGTTCAATTTAATGGAAGTGAATTTAGCCCAGTCAGTTATTTTGGGGAGTATAAAAACCTATCCATTATTTCACTTTATAAGCATAGTGACGGAAGTGTGATGGCAACCACTTGTGACAATAAAATACTCATATCTCATCCCGATTCAGCGATTAAATTTATGCGTTATAAAATTGGAAACTATTGCTTCGATCACATCTTTCAAAACAATAATGAACTATATAGCTATCATAATCGATATGTTTACCACATTAATAAAACGTCAAATAAATTTGAAATAGACGATCAGCGATTTATCTTACCCAACCAACAAGCTTTTTCACCTTTTACTACCTTTCGATCCAAGATTTACTCTTTGGTAAATTCCAATCTTTATCAATACCATCCCGATCGCAGAATTGAACTCCAAGCCAATGATTTAAACAGCCAATTAACAGCTTGTTTCGCATTTAAAGGTGTTTTTTATGTGACCACCCATAATGCAGTCTACAAAAGTCTTGATGTTCAGCATTTTGAAAAAATATTTAGTGTAAAAGAAGATCAAAAAATCGGCAACATTTTACCTGATGAAGACAATAAAATATATTTTGAAATCAAAGAAGAAGGTCTGTTTGTGTATGATTTGAATGCCAAATCAATAAACAATATTATTTCATTTAAACAGGCGGCAACATTTATTATTTCTGATGAAAATAAAAATATTTGGGTAGGAACCTATGGAGACGGCATATTTTGCATTTCACAAAAACTCTTTCATAACTTAACTGATCAAACAAATAGCACTTTACATATTACTGATATAGCAAGCAATCAAAAAGGAAAACTGGTAGCAGGTACATCAAAGGGTTTAATGATTTACGATAGTTTTCAAAAAACACTGATTTTATCGGATGACAAATATGCTCAACATTATATTTGGGATGTTAACTACTCGCCAGAAATCAAACAATATACTGTCTCCACTGTTGTTCATGGTTTAAACAAAAAAACCAAAAAATCTGCAGCAAACACGGATATAATTTTTGTTCGGTCAACATGTAACTTAGTATCCGATTCGATTATTTACTTCGCAGCCTGGGATCATGTTGCCTATTATAAACCAAATCTGCATGCTGAAAACTTCTATAGATTTCAATTTACTGAATATAGCATGCTGCCTAAATTTGCACCGGATATTCGGACAAATGTAATTTTTAAAGATTCACACCATTTACTAATAGGGTGCAATTTGGGTCTTTATGCATCTTCATTACCTACGAACCACGATATGCTTAAACTTAGCAATATCAATGTATTGAAAATTCAGAATGATTATATGGCTAATACCTGGGTGGTGACCCCAAAAAATATTTTTAAATTAAAACGCAACAAATTGTGGAAACAAAATATTGGAAAAAAATACAACTTAACATTTACTGATATTGCCTTTATACCTGATACGAACTTATTTTTTATCGCCACCAAATCTGGTTTATTACTTAAAACTCCGGAAAATGAGATTCTTCTCAATCAATCTTTGGGATTAATGTCGCAAGAAGTAACCAGTTTAGATTATGATAGTTTTTATGGATATTTATGGATTGGCACGACAAAAGGGCTCCATTACGTAGCTTTAAAAGACATTTATACTAATTTAAAGCAAACTCCTAAACCCTATATTATCATCAACGAAAAAGTAATTCAGGAAGATATAAAAATTGATTTAACTGCAAATACGAAATCCTATAACATTCAATATGCCGCTTTGGCCTTATTCCATTTTAAAAATATAAATTACCGCTATCGAATCAATCATGCTAAATGGATTTACTCAAAATCTCAAAACATTGATTTATTGCTTCAGAATCCTGGAAATTATAAACTTGAAATTTGTTGTACCAACTCCGGATTGATATGGTCAAAACCAATAACCATCACGTTGGATAAAGCTCCGTATTTATGGCAAACATTGTTTGCAAAAATATTTATTGTTGTAGTGGTTCTGCTTCTAGGATTTATGCTCACTATTCTACGGATAAAGAGAATTAAGAAAAGAGAAGCTGCAAACCGAAATTATGAAAAACAAATAAACGAATTTAAATTCAAGGCATTTTCTGCTTCAATTAATCCCCACTTTGTTTTCAACTCACTCAACTCCTTGCAATACTTGGTTAATGTTGGCAAACCAAAAATTGTGAATGAATATATAAAAAGTTTTGCCCGATTGCTCCGTCTTAATATTGATGATATTGACCAGACTTTTGTAAGCTTAAATCGCGAACTTGAACGAGTTAAAAACTATATGGCAATTGAAAAAATGCGATTTGGAGACAAAATTCGATTTGAATTGGAAGTCGATGAGCAGCTTGATGGTGACAGAATTCAGGTCCCCGGAATGATTCTTCAACCTTTTGTTGAAAATTCGATTAAACATGGCTTTCAGCAGATAGAAGAAGGTTTAGTCCGAATTCATATTTCAAAACTCGATGAAGACATTCAATTTGTTATTCAGGATAATGGCAAAGGAATACATGATGAGAAAATGCCTATTTCGGGTAAAGGAAATAAATTGGTGAACGATCGATTACAGGTAATATTTAACTTGCCAGATCGACAATTTGTTAATGTGTTAGATGAAGATGAGAATTTAGATGGCTACAAAATAAAAATCACCATCCCTTTAACAAGCAAATAA
- a CDS encoding dihydroorotate dehydrogenase-like protein — MLDLTVKYLGLELKNPIVIGSSGLTDSVEKIVELEKNGAAAVVIKSLFEEEIIYEMEEGTHNMTGRAVVYPETFDYMDEFPVEDSVRKYLRLIRESKAAVSIPIIASINCVSAQKWTYFAKEIENAGADALELNAFILPSDMNRTGEENERLYFDIIEEVQKHTTLPISLKISYYFSNLAQMIQNLADTGIQGLTLFNRFYSPDFDLENLSVIPSFVLSNSNDLPISLRWVGIMAERINCDIAASTGIHDGKAAIKQILAGANVVQVVSAIYKNGNSYIGEFLNEIEIFMKEQEFNSISDFKGKLSQSRAVDPAAYERVQFMKHFRSFQA; from the coding sequence ATGTTAGACTTAACAGTAAAATATCTAGGATTAGAACTAAAAAATCCAATTGTTATAGGTAGTTCAGGATTAACTGACTCGGTAGAAAAAATAGTTGAATTAGAAAAAAATGGTGCTGCAGCCGTAGTAATTAAATCGCTTTTTGAAGAAGAGATCATTTATGAAATGGAAGAAGGAACACACAACATGACCGGAAGAGCCGTGGTGTATCCTGAAACTTTCGATTATATGGATGAATTTCCAGTTGAAGATAGTGTGCGAAAATATTTGCGATTAATTCGTGAAAGCAAAGCAGCAGTCTCCATTCCTATTATTGCCAGCATTAATTGCGTTTCAGCACAAAAATGGACCTATTTTGCCAAAGAAATTGAAAATGCAGGTGCCGATGCCTTGGAATTAAATGCATTTATTCTTCCTTCGGATATGAACCGTACAGGAGAAGAAAATGAAAGACTGTATTTTGACATAATTGAAGAGGTTCAAAAACACACAACATTACCCATCAGTTTAAAGATCAGTTATTATTTTTCCAATCTGGCTCAAATGATACAAAATTTAGCGGATACCGGCATTCAAGGTCTTACTTTGTTTAACCGTTTCTACAGTCCTGATTTTGACCTTGAAAACTTAAGTGTTATCCCATCATTTGTTTTGAGTAATTCAAATGACTTACCGATATCATTAAGATGGGTAGGAATTATGGCAGAGCGAATCAATTGTGACATTGCTGCCTCCACGGGTATTCATGATGGCAAAGCTGCTATCAAGCAAATTTTAGCTGGTGCCAATGTGGTACAGGTCGTTTCAGCAATTTATAAGAATGGAAATTCATACATTGGTGAATTTCTCAATGAAATTGAAATTTTCATGAAAGAACAGGAATTCAATAGCATATCAGATTTCAAAGGAAAATTAAGCCAATCAAGAGCTGTTGACCCTGCTGCTTACGAACGCGTTCAGTTTATGAAGCACTTTAGGTCATTTCAAGCCTAA
- a CDS encoding response regulator transcription factor has translation MHLLKAIIIDDEEFCQKNLAHILTEHCPEIDIVGYADSAQSALDEIKLKSPDLIFLDINIPGKSGLEVLEEIKERNFSVIVVTGEKEYGIQALKQDVIDYVLKPLDEDELKEAVRKAVFKSHDDKSNDSKEKILFTIQSGFKVLLLDDIIYLEGQDNYTEVNFNGGQLLVSKTLKDYENLLNYSNFYRIHKKHLINLNHIKEFSYKDGGFIIMSNEKQLAIARNRLKDFVNRMRYYAINTHNH, from the coding sequence ATGCATCTGCTTAAAGCCATAATAATTGACGATGAGGAATTCTGTCAAAAGAATTTGGCACATATATTAACAGAGCATTGTCCTGAAATTGATATCGTTGGATATGCTGATTCTGCACAATCAGCACTAGATGAAATCAAACTAAAATCGCCTGACCTTATTTTTCTGGATATAAATATTCCTGGCAAAAGTGGACTGGAAGTATTGGAAGAAATAAAGGAACGCAACTTTAGCGTGATTGTAGTTACTGGCGAAAAAGAATATGGCATACAAGCCTTGAAGCAAGATGTAATCGATTATGTACTCAAACCATTGGATGAGGATGAGTTAAAAGAAGCTGTTCGAAAAGCAGTATTTAAGTCGCATGATGACAAAAGCAATGATAGCAAAGAAAAAATATTGTTTACCATACAATCGGGCTTTAAAGTATTGCTATTAGATGATATTATCTATTTGGAAGGACAAGATAATTATACCGAGGTTAATTTTAATGGAGGCCAATTATTGGTATCGAAAACATTGAAAGATTATGAGAACCTCTTGAATTATAGCAATTTCTATCGAATCCATAAAAAACATTTGATCAATCTCAATCATATCAAAGAATTTTCTTACAAAGATGGTGGTTTCATTATTATGAGTAATGAAAAGCAGTTAGCCATAGCACGCAACCGGCTCAAAGATTTTGTCAACAGAATGAGATATTATGCGATCAACACACATAATCATTAG